A genomic stretch from Microcebus murinus isolate Inina chromosome 11, M.murinus_Inina_mat1.0, whole genome shotgun sequence includes:
- the IRX4 gene encoding iroquois-class homeodomain protein IRX-4, with protein sequence MSYPQFGYPYSSAPQFLMTTNSLSTCCESGGRTLADSGPAASAQAPVYCPVYESRLLATARHELNSAAALGVYGAPYGGSQGYGNYVTYGASEASAFYSLNSFDSKDGTGSAHAGLAPTAAYYPYEPALGQYPYDRYGTMDSGTRRKNATRETTSTLKAWLQEHRKNPYPTKGEKIMLAIITKMTLTQVSTWFANARRRLKKENKMTWPPRNKCAEEKRPYAEGEEEEGGEEEVREEPLKSTKNEELAGKEEKALELSDLEDFDPLEAETPECELKPPFQPLDGCSLERVPAAPAGRGKEASGALRMPLAAGGGAALDEDLERARSCLRSAAGPEQQPGAEGGPQACEAKLGFVPAGASAGLEAKPRIWSLAHTATAAAATTALSQTEFPSCMLKRQGPAAPTATSSARATSSPAAPPPSGALDRHQDSPVTSLRNWVDGVFHDPILRHSTLNQAWATAKGALLDPGPLGRSLGAGANVLTAPLARAFPPAAPHDAPAAGAARELLSMPKAGGKPFCA encoded by the exons ATGTCCTACCCGCAGTTCGGATACCCCTACTCATCCGCTCCCCAG TTCCTGATGACCACCAACTCCCTGAGCACGTGCTGCGAGTCGGGTGGCCGCACACTGGCCGACTCTGGGCCCGCCGCCTCTGCCCAGGCGCCCGTCTACTGCCCGGTCTACGAGAGCCGGCTGCTGGCCACCGCGCGCCACGAGCTCAACTCGGCCGCGGCGCTCGGCGTCTACGGGGCCCCCTATGGCGGCTCGCAGGGCTATGGCAACTACGTGACCTATGGCGCCTCAGAGGCGTCCGCCTTCTACTCGCTG AACAGCTTTGACTCCAAGGACGGGACAGGATCTGCCCACGCTGGCCTTGCACCCACCGCTGCCTACTACCCCTACGAGCCGGCCCTGGGCCAGTACCCCTATGACAG GTACGGGACCATGGACAGCGGCACGCGGCGGAAGAACGCCACGCGCGAGACCACCAGCACGCTCAAGGCCTGGCTGCAGGAGCACCGCAAGAACCCCTACCCCACCAAGGGCGAGAAGATCATGCTGGCCATCATCACCAAGATGACCCTCACGCAGGTGTCCACCTGGTTCGCCAACGCGCGCCGGCGCCTCAAGAAGGAGAACAAGATGACGTGGCCACCGCGGAACAAGTGTGCAGAGGAGAAGCGACCCTACGCggagggcgaggaggaggaggggggcgaGGAGGAAGTGCGGGAGGAGCCCCTCAAAAGCACCAAGAATGAAG AGCTTGCAGGCAAAGAGGAGAAGGCGCTGGAGCTCAGTGACTTGGAGGACTTCGACCCACTGGAGGCGGAGACCCCGGAGTGCGAGCTGAAGCCGCCCTTCCAGCCCCTAGACGGCTGCAGCCTGGAGCGCGTCCCTGCGGCGCCTGCGGGCCGAGGCAAGGAGGCCTCCGGCGCCCTCCGGATGCCCCTGGCCGCGGGTGGCGGGGCCGCTCTGGATGAGGACCTAGAGAGGGCCCGGAGCTGCCTCCGGAGCGCAGCCGGGCCCGAGCAGCAGCCGGGCGCAGAGGGCGGCCCACAGGCCTGTGAGGCCAAGCTGGGCTTTGTGCCGGCAGGGGCGTCAGCGGGCCTAGAGGCCAAGCCGCGCATTTGGTCGCTGGCCCACACGGCCACCGCGGCAGCCGCCACCACCGCCCTGAGCCAGACTGAGTTTCCGTCCTGCATGCTCAAGCGCCAAGGTCCTGCTGCCCCTACGGCCACGTCCTCCGCGCGTGCCACGTCCTCACCTGCGGCCCCGCCCCCCTCCGGTGCCCTGGACAGGCACCAGGACTCCCCGGTAACCAGCCTCAGAAACTGGGTGGACGGAGTTTTCCACGACCCCATTCTCAGGCACAGCACTTTGAACCAGGCCTGGGCCACCGCCAAGGGCGCCCTCCTGGACCCGGGGCCTCTGGGACGCTCGCTGGGGGCGGGCGCCAACGTGCTGACCGCACCGCTGGCGCGCGCCTTTCCACCAGCCGCGCCCCACGACGCCCCGGCTGCCGGCGCGGCCAGGGAGCTGCTCTCCATGCCCAAGGCCGGCGGCAAACCCTTCTGCGCCTGA